The following coding sequences are from one Lolium rigidum isolate FL_2022 chromosome 6, APGP_CSIRO_Lrig_0.1, whole genome shotgun sequence window:
- the LOC124662957 gene encoding ethylene-responsive transcription factor WRI1-like yields MVSKKPCCGAAATTRLSSVFSSCSSGSRIAPSRARRHKKKRKVKSGGAVVAPTTGSSIYRGVCRNIGSGKYEAHLWDGHRRSTAQERRGGQGSYETEEAAARTYDLAALKYWGSDCGILNFPMETYDQERERMQRVTTKEYLAQLKRNSCGFARGASKYRGVARHHQNDRWEARITCATVGGQCVYLGSFGAFLSVLQTYLKGVAVFVAFPSAATEEEAARAYDLAAVQLRGFGAVTNFDVDYYMDPCQDMAAHPSAPLLLQPKDEPEHAAPPAPVLRDDVDDVDRAVAEVLEALCVDRADFEARYSLPRHRCWPSSDNDDVRDLPRDVGFEDDIESVFFDDTPGTATAPTNVAVISCAAATISSSALGRCW; encoded by the exons ATGGTGAGCAAGAAGCCCTGctgcggcgccgccgccaccacccggcTCTCCTCTGTCTTCTCCTCCTGCTCCTCGGGCTCCCGCATTGCCCCGTCCCGCGCGCGGAGGcacaagaagaagaggaaggtcaagagcggcggcgccgtcgttgCGCCGACGACGGGGTCGTCCATCTACAGAGGCGTGTGCAG GAACATCGGCTCGGGGAAGTACGAGGCGCACCTGTGGGACGGGCACCGCCGGAGCACGGCCCAGGAGAGGAGAGGCGGCCAAG GATCTTATGAGACAGAGGAGGCAGCAGCTCGCACCTACGACCTCGCGGCGCTCAAGTACTGGGGCTCGGACTGCGGGATCCTCAATTTCCCT ATGGAGACGTACGATCAGGAGCGCGAGAGGATGCAGCGCGTGACGACGAAGGAGTACCTGGCCCAACTGAAGCGCAACAGCTGTGGCTTCGCAAGGGGCGCCTCCAAGTACAGGGGAGTTGCAAG GCATCACCAGAACGACCGGTGGGAGGCGAGGATCACCTGCGCCACCGTCGGCGGGCAGTGCGTCTACCTGGGCTCGTTCGGTGCGTTTCTCTCTGTCCTTCAAACA TATCTGAAAGGTGTCGCTGTTTTTGTTGCGTTTCCCTCTGCAGCTACCGAGGAAGAGGCGGCCAGAGCCTACGACCTGGCGGCGGTACAGCTCCGCGGCTTCGGCGCCGTCACCAACTTCGACGTCGACTACTACATGGACCCATGCCAGGACATGGCGGCGCATCCGTCGGCGCCACTGCTCCTGCAGCCCAAGGACGAACCCGagcacgccgcgccgcccgccccggTGCTCCGTGACGACGTCGACGACGTGgaccgcgccgtcgcggaggtaCTGGAGGCGCTCTGCGTGGACCGCGCCGACTTCGAGGCCAGGTACAGCCTGCCCCGCCACCGGTGCTGGCCGTCATCGGACAACGACGACGTGCGAGACCTGCCGAGGGACGTGGGCTTCGAGGATGACATCGAGAGCGTGTTCTTCGACGACACACCCGGAACCGCCACCGCGCCTACCAATGTGGCAGTGATCTCCTGCGCAGCCGCCACGATCAGCTCGTCGGCGCTAGGCCGCTGTTGGTGA